TTCCTGCGGACGGATGCCTGCAAAGATCATCAGAGCCGCTCCAGCTGCGCAACTCCCGTCAAATTTTTCCATGGACGCTTTGAGAAGCCGGGTAATTTCCTTCAGCGTCAGGGCAGGAATTTCCTGTTCCTGCAGGAAAGGCGTGTCCACGCGGAGGATGGGATTCTCGTCACACCATCCACGTTTGACGGAGAAAGAGAAGATGCCGCTCAGGATGAGCCTGGCCTTATGCCTCTGCCGGGATGTGGTAAAGGTATTCATCAGGATGTTCTGGCATTCCTCCACGTTCAGACTGCGCAGGGAGGTCTGTTCCAGTTCCGGATTGCTCTTTTTGAGCTTGTGGATGATGCTCCTGATATCCGTCAGCGTTCGGGGACGGCGGTGGCTTTTGGAACGCAGGCATTCCACGGCCGCCGTACCGAAGCTGACGGTTTGACGCTTGTTTTTAATGGCATTCAGCCCCAGGGAGACGACTTCCCGGCACCGGGTAATGGTGCAGATTTCATCCCCCAGGGCTTCCTTGATTTCCAATACCAGCCTTGCAGCCTGGATCAGGGTGACTGATTCCCCTTCCAGAAGCGCGGCTCCGACATATTTCAATTTGTTTGTATTCGGTGCTTTTTTCATGTTCATTTCTCGTGTTTGTCCAAACACGGTTTTAATGAAAAAGGCCATTCTTATAATGAGGAAAACTTATGCTTACCACTAGAAAAAGCGTAACCGTCAAGGATATGTTGTTACTTATGTTTTCTTTGAACCGGACGGAAAATCAAAGTTTCTGATGGTACAGGAACCGAAAATGTGAGAAAGCGCGGTATCCTGTGTTGAATGTCAACATGGACGCGGCTTGTCCGGGCCGAGTAGATTTTTTGTGGAAAAGGGGGGGGGAAGAAACGGCTGCATGAAAGTATTTTACCCGGTTGAACGTATATGGAACATACCGCTTTTCTATACCATGAACCTCAGAATTCATTCTTTCAACGTATCG
This region of Akkermansia muciniphila genomic DNA includes:
- a CDS encoding tyrosine-type recombinase/integrase, yielding MKKAPNTNKLKYVGAALLEGESVTLIQAARLVLEIKEALGDEICTITRCREVVSLGLNAIKNKRQTVSFGTAAVECLRSKSHRRPRTLTDIRSIIHKLKKSNPELEQTSLRSLNVEECQNILMNTFTTSRQRHKARLILSGIFSFSVKRGWCDENPILRVDTPFLQEQEIPALTLKEITRLLKASMEKFDGSCAAGAALMIFAGIRPQEVERLLWENIAIRDGCVILNSKHTKTGGARHVTILPVLAKWLKFCRDRTKPGPCSPICPKGWTIKWRKIRKKAGWGGRKKSWMPDCLRHTYASYHAKHFKDYNLLQMEMGHRSSSLLRTRYLNMKGISPQTATRFWALTPAKVIEETKPPEEPAAF